In the genome of Metabacillus litoralis, the window AATTGTACGATAGCTGGCCAATTTTCAAAATGACTATGTAAATCATTTGTATGATAAAGGTGAACGGTTTCTAACATGTTCCTCTCTCCTTACTTAAACTCCACATATTACATGCCCTCATTATTATCTTGAAACAAACTTAATTGTTTTTCAGCTAAGCCTGTATAATGAAGATTTAGTAGATTTATCATCATCTTTGCATTATCTGCAGCATCTCCACCTGAGTTGTTATTAAAGAGCATATATGTTGTTTCTGTTCTATGTTGTATCTCAGCTAAATGGTCTTTCCACTCTAATAACTCTTCTTCATTATATCGATACAAATATCGAACATCTCGCCAATTATCTCCATTAGCCGGCTTATTCCATCCATATACATTTCTTCCATGGAGACGGATAAGTGTTTTATGAGGAGTAGTTGGTTTTAGAACGGTGGGAATCGATCTTTCACCAGCCTGAGGTTCGTCCACAATACTATGAATCCATTTCTCATCCTCCATAAACTGTAAGGTTTTATCATAATAACTAGAAGAAAACCACGAGCGGTTGCGAAATTCTAATGCAACCTCTGTATCTCCCATTTTTTCTCTGCACCATTTTAAGTATGCTACATTTTCTTTGTTACATGAAAACCAAGGGGGAAATTGGAATAATACCATAGCTAATTTATTTGCATTTTTTAATGGTTGAATCGATTTTATGTATGCTGAAAACATATCAGATTTGTTATCAAAGGGAATTTCTCCGCGAAGATGTCCTGTCATTCCTTGATAAGCTTTTGCTATAAACTGAAACCCCTTTGGTGTATCTTTTACCCACTTTTCCATATTACGTTCCGGCTGGACAGCATAAAAACATGAATCAATTTCAACAGTTGGAAAATGTGCAGCATATTCTTGTAATTTATTCGTTGTATTCAAACCAGTATAAAGGGATTCATGATCTCCCCATCCAGTTAAACCTATTTGAATGCTTGTCAATCAAAATCATCCTTTTTAATTAACGGCTTTACATTAATTATACGACTCTTTGTTCTTTCCATAAACCTAAATAGAGTTCTAACGACATATTACCCAAACATAAAACAAATGGTTGTTTCACACGTATTCTTTGCGTACTAAAAAGGACTGACAATTGTCAGTCCTTTTATATGAAAGTTATTAACCGATAGAACCTTCCATTTCGAACTTGATCAGACGGTTCATTTCTACTGCATATTCCATTGGAAGTTCTTTTGTGAATGGCTCGATAAAGCCCATTACGATCATTTCTGTTGCTTCTTCTTCTGAAATACCACGACTCATTAGATAGAATAATTGCTCTTCAGATACTTTTGAAACTTTCGCTTCGTGTTCAAGAGAAATATTATCGTTAAGAATTTCATTGTATGGAATTGTATCAGATGTTGATTGATTATCCATGATGAGTGTATCACACTCAATGTTTGATCTTGCCCCTTCAGCTTTACGTCCAAAGTGTACAATACCACGATATGTTACTTTACCACCTTGCTTTGAAATGGATTTGGAAACAATCGTAGATGATGTGTTTGGCGCAAGGTGAATCATTTTTGCACCTGCATCCTGGTGTTGACCTTTACCTGCTAAGGCAATAGAAA includes:
- a CDS encoding DUF72 domain-containing protein gives rise to the protein MTSIQIGLTGWGDHESLYTGLNTTNKLQEYAAHFPTVEIDSCFYAVQPERNMEKWVKDTPKGFQFIAKAYQGMTGHLRGEIPFDNKSDMFSAYIKSIQPLKNANKLAMVLFQFPPWFSCNKENVAYLKWCREKMGDTEVALEFRNRSWFSSSYYDKTLQFMEDEKWIHSIVDEPQAGERSIPTVLKPTTPHKTLIRLHGRNVYGWNKPANGDNWRDVRYLYRYNEEELLEWKDHLAEIQHRTETTYMLFNNNSGGDAADNAKMMINLLNLHYTGLAEKQLSLFQDNNEGM